Proteins co-encoded in one Scylla paramamosain isolate STU-SP2022 chromosome 43, ASM3559412v1, whole genome shotgun sequence genomic window:
- the LOC135093600 gene encoding uncharacterized protein LOC135093600: MVDATTQRAGDPSGVSYVLETIYKQQQKTEAENWVATEMIELLKKKLNIASAPFLSSAEYKLVGSAAEKLAMSSKDDKDLLLVLGPPYTPEYFTSVYESHGRHYLVWNKRMFNGKRPQYVGNTKHLKALALRTFINGCLQSALKGERVGSSLHVSKLEVWKQAVRAHLRQDGGKENFIVDIIPQIRGDKWTKVKGVKPQKELGLDLQKTISALEASGESSIMFSLFGPAGTTPYTVTTCYALLEREFFLKNKALRDIAVLAKIILTGHNWKKRFGFKVAHLKRLLMARSEHFSALKPWQGITQLLSLAESQLRDGSLEGFPDLNSDLMWHKTDEDCHGIARAIADVMMTLDPQYLAMYLC; this comes from the exons ATGGTGGATGCCACAACTCAGAGGGCGGGGGATCCGTCTGGGGTGTCCTACGTGCTGGAGACGATatacaagcagcagcagaaaactGAGGCTGAAAACTGG GTGGCAACAGAAATGATAGAACTTCTGAAGAAGAAACTTAACATTGCCTCAGCACCATTTCTCTCCTCGGCGGAGTACAAACTGGTGGGCAGTGCTGCAGAGAAGCTTGCCATGTCCAGTAAGGATGATAAAGACCTTCTGCTAGTCCTTGGCCCGCCATACACTCCAGAGTACTTCACG TCAGTGTATGAGTCCCATGGGAGGCATTACCTGGTGTGGAACAAGCGCATGTTCAACGGCAAGAGACCCCAGTATGTGGGGAACACGAAGCACCTCAAAGCCTTGGCACTGAGGACCTTCATCAATGGCTG CCTTCAGTCAGCCCtgaaaggggagagggtgggCAGCTCCTTACATGTCAGCAAGCTGGAGGTATGGAAGCAGGCAGTGCGTGCTCACCTGAGGCAGGATGGTGGCAAGGAGAACTTCATTGTTGACATCATTCCACAGATCAGAG GTGACAAGTGGACCAAAGTGAAAGGAGTGAAGCCCCAGAAGGAACTTGGACTTGACCTGCAGAAGACCATCAGTGCTCTGGAGGCTTCTGGAGAATCAAGCATCATGTTCTCTCTGTTTGGACCTGCTGGCACCACTCCCTACACTGTCACCACCTGCTATGCTTTGCTGGAGAGAGAGTTTTTCCTTAAGAACAAGG CCTTGCGGGATATTGCAGTTTTGGCCAAGATTATCCTGACAGGACACAACTGGAAGAAAAGGTTCGGCTTCAAAGTAGCCCACTTAAAGAGGCTGCTCATGGCCAGAAGTGAGCACTTCAGTGCCCTCAAACCTT GGCAGGGAATAACACAGTTGCTGTCTCTCGCTGAGTCACAGCTTCGTGATGGTTCGCTGGAGGGATTCCCAGATCTCAACTCAGACCTCATGTGGCACAAGACTGATGAGGACTGTCATGGTATTGCCAGAGCAATAGCAGATGTCATGATGACCCTTGACCCACAATACCTTGCCATGTACCTGTGCTAA